A genome region from Carassius carassius chromosome 23, fCarCar2.1, whole genome shotgun sequence includes the following:
- the LOC132101347 gene encoding extracellular calcium-sensing receptor-like isoform X3 → MHVNHLLKTTLLCIARFYPVVCGVNLGTCILQADRQPPALFKDGDFVIGGAFTIHYYLKTEKHIYIRRPRPLECSGSMDFRELRFARALQFSIQEINNSSDLLPGITLGTIPSDHHQAAALARMVKHFGWTWIGAVRSDSDYGNNGMASFLKAAEQEGICVEYSEAYYRTQPRSKLKRVAEVIRGSTARVIVAFLASGDMRLLLEELSQQPPPPMQWIGSESWVTDPEMLRYNLCIGVVGFAIPRSVIPGLREFLLDLSAEQAAEFPLLTEFWESSFSCSLKRQTGSSTGMPACGSTENLRTLQNPYTDTSQLRVTNMVYKAAYAIAHALHSIVCKESQCDKSIRVDPHEVRFFIVE, encoded by the exons AtgcatgttaatcatttattgaaAACGACACTACTGTGTATTGCCAGGTTTTATCCTGTTGTGTGTGGGGTTAATTTAGGCACCTGCATCCTCCAAGCTGACCGTCAGCCCCCTGCACTTTTCAAGGATGGAGACTTTGTCATTGGAGGGGCTTTCACCATTCATTACTATCTGAAGACAGAGAAGCACATCTACATTAGACGGCCACGACCACTTGAGTGCAGTGGCAG CATGGACTTTAGGGAGCTGCGCTTTGCTCGTGCATTGCAGTTCTCCATCCAAGAGATCAACAACAGCTCTGATCTTTTACCAGGCATAACATTAGG GACCATCCCCAGTGATCACCATCAAGCGGCAGCACTGGCACGGATGGTCAAGCACTTCGGATGGACGTGGATCGGAGCTGTGCGCAGTGATTCAGACTACGGGAACAATGGCATGGCATCATTCCTGAAAGCTGCGGAGCAGGAGGGAATTTGTGTGGAGTATTCTGAGGCCTACTACAGGACCCAGCCGCGCAGCAAACTAAAAAGAGTGGCTGAAGTCATTCGCGGGTCAACTGCTCGTGTTATTGTTGCTTTCCTGGCCTCAGGTGATATGAGACTTCTTTTAGAAGAGCTGAGCCAGCAGCCTCCTCCCCCGATGCAGTGGATTGGCAGTGAGTCGTGGGTTACAGACCCAGAAATGCTTCGGTATAATTTGTGTATCGGTGTAGTGGGTTTTGCAATCCCGCGATCTGTTATCCCAGGTCTTCGTGAGTTTTTACTTGACCTGTCTGCAGAGCAGGCGGCAGAATTTCCCCTGCTGACAGAATTCTGGGAAAGTTCATTCAGCTGTAGTCTAAAACGGCAGACGGGTTCTTCTACTGGAATGCCAGCGTGTGGTTCCACAGAAAACCTGCGCACTTTACAGAACCCGTACACAGACACTTCCCAGTTGCGCGTCACAAATATGGTGTACAAAGCCGCATATGCTATAGCGCATGCCCTCCATAGCATTGTCTGTAAGGAAAGTCAGTGTGACAAAAGCATCAGAGTTGATCCACATGAGGTACGTTTTTTCATCGTGGAATAA
- the LOC132101347 gene encoding extracellular calcium-sensing receptor-like isoform X4 yields MHVNHLLKTTLLCIARFYPVVCGVNLGTCILQADRQPPALFKDGDFVIGGAFTIHYYLKTEKHIYIRRPRPLECSGSMDFRELRFARALQFSIQEINNSSDLLPGITLGTIPSDHHQAAALARMVKHFGWTWIGAVRSDSDYGNNGMASFLKAAEQEGICVEYSEAYYRTQPRSKLKRVAEVIRGSTARVIVAFLASGDMRLLLEELSQQPPPPMQWIGSACVCVQ; encoded by the exons AtgcatgttaatcatttattgaaAACGACACTACTGTGTATTGCCAGGTTTTATCCTGTTGTGTGTGGGGTTAATTTAGGCACCTGCATCCTCCAAGCTGACCGTCAGCCCCCTGCACTTTTCAAGGATGGAGACTTTGTCATTGGAGGGGCTTTCACCATTCATTACTATCTGAAGACAGAGAAGCACATCTACATTAGACGGCCACGACCACTTGAGTGCAGTGGCAG CATGGACTTTAGGGAGCTGCGCTTTGCTCGTGCATTGCAGTTCTCCATCCAAGAGATCAACAACAGCTCTGATCTTTTACCAGGCATAACATTAGG GACCATCCCCAGTGATCACCATCAAGCGGCAGCACTGGCACGGATGGTCAAGCACTTCGGATGGACGTGGATCGGAGCTGTGCGCAGTGATTCAGACTACGGGAACAATGGCATGGCATCATTCCTGAAAGCTGCGGAGCAGGAGGGAATTTGTGTGGAGTATTCTGAGGCCTACTACAGGACCCAGCCGCGCAGCAAACTAAAAAGAGTGGCTGAAGTCATTCGCGGGTCAACTGCTCGTGTTATTGTTGCTTTCCTGGCCTCAGGTGATATGAGACTTCTTTTAGAAGAGCTGAGCCAGCAGCCTCCTCCCCCGATGCAGTGGATTGGCA